GCCGAGGCCGCCCCCACCCGCTGACCCCGGCACCCGCCGCGCCGTCGGGCGCCGCCCGTTGGTGCCGCCGCGTCGGTCGACACCCCGACGGCGGGCGCCGCAGGTGGCGCGCGGGGGTCAGGAGGTCGCGCGGAGCAGCAGGTCCAGCTCGGTGACGTCGTACCACTCCAGCTCGTGGTCCTCGGCACCGTCGACCGTGAACTGCGCGTCCTCGTCGCCGGCCAGGGCCTCGGTGACCACCTCCGCCGCGGCGGACACGTCGTCGACCGCGTCGGCCCCGTCCACGTGGACGGCCGCGACGGCGCCGACCGGCACGGGGGCGCTCAGCTCGACCACGCTGGAGCCCAGCTCCCCGTCGCCCCGGCCCACGGCCGTGGCGGGCAGGTCGACCGAGACGACGACCCGTCGGCGGGGCGCGTCGGGGTCGGCCCGGAGCAGCTGCAACGCGTCCTGGGCGGCCCGGGTGAAGGCGACGTACTCCAGCTCCTCCTCGTCGCCCTCGGCGTACCACTCCCGCAGGGTGGGGGTCACCGCGTGCGCGGCGGCCACCGGCAGGCCCGCGCCGCGCAGCAGGGTCAGCATCGGGACGGTCGCCGGCACGTACACCCGGACAAGCTCCTCGGTCACCGGTCGTCTCCCCCGCTCAGGTCCTGCGCCGGCCTCCGCCGGTCCCGGCCGATCATGCCCTATGCCGTGACCGTCATACACCGCGCACCTTCCCGGTGGAAGCGTCCCGCCGGTGTGTCCCGGGCGTGTCGCCGCAGGTCGCGTCCCGGCGGCTGGGCCCTGTCGGCCGTCGGTGGCAAACTGAACCAAACGACGCCAACCCCGGGGGTTTTCGTGGAGCCGAGGTTCCTGCTGCTCTCCGACGTGGCCACCGAGCTGAACGTGTCGGACTCGCAGGTCTACCACATGGTGCGCAGCGGCGAACTGCCCGCCATCAAGATCGGCGGGCGTGGCCAGTGGCGGGTGGAACGCGCCCGGCTGGAGGAGTACATCGAGCGCAAGTACGCCGAGACGGCCGACTGGGTGCGGAGCAACCCGTTGGCCGACCGCGACCCGGAGTAACCGGACCGATCCGCACTGGCATTGACCGTGGGCTCTGCCATGCCCGAGAATGGAGCCTGTCGAAGGCAAACGAAGGCAAACGCAAGATTATGGAGGTATCCGGATGACCGACCCCCGCCGCCCCGGGCCGGCTAGACCTCCCGTCCGGCTGCGCCCCGCCCCCTCGTTCGAGCCGCCGTTCACCGACGACGACGCCGCACACTGGCCGGCTGCGGGCCACGCCCAGCTCGTCCTCGACCTGTTCGAGCCGTCCCGGCGCGAGGCCGACCGGCCGCCCGGCCGACGGCAGCGGCCGGTGCCGAGCGGCCCCGGCCGGCGGCCCGCCGCCCCGGTGCCGCTGGACGCGCTGGTGACCGCCACCCCCGAGGCGACCCGGGCCGCGCACCGCTTCGTCCGCACCTGCCTGGAGGTGCTCAACGGCTACCGCCCGCCCGGGCAGCTCAGGCCGCTGCTCGACCCGGCGCGAGCGGCCGGGCTGCTGCCCGAGCTGGCCCGCGCCACCGCCCGCTCCGGTCCGGTCCGCCGCCGGTCGACCCGACCGGCCGTACGCCTGCTCCGGCTGCGGGTCTGCGAGCCGCGCGCCGCCGCCGTCGAGGTGGCCGCCGTGCTCGCCAGCACGGGCGGGCGCACCTGGGCGATGGCGCTGCGCCTGGAGCACCGCCGGGGCAGCTGGCTCTGCACGGCCCTCCAGGTGCTCTGAAACGCAGGAGCCGCGGTCCCGAAGGACCGCGGCTTCACACTGCTCGGGCGGGCGCGGGCCCGCTCAACTGCTGATCACGCCCCGCCGTTGGGGGCGCCGTGGCAGCGCTTGTACTTCCGGCCGGACCCGCACGGGCACGGCGCGTTGCGGGACGGGCCGTTGCCGGCCTCCGCCTGCCCCGACACCGCCCGCCGGTTGTTGCCGGCCGGGACGCCCGGGCCGCGCAGGCCGGACGCCGGACGCTGCGGCGCCGCCGGGGCGGTCGTCCCCGGCGCGGCCGGGGCGGCCGGGACCGGACGACCGACACCCAGCGCGGGAGCCTGCTGTTCGTCACGCTCGACGGCCACCGCGCCGGCACCGGCCTCGCCGTCGATGGTCGGCGCGGAGTACTGCAGGCCCTGCTGCTGCGGGGCCCGGCCCAGGCCCTTCGCCCGGATCTCGACCGGCTTGTCGAGCAGCTGGACCTCCTCGGCCTCGGGCTCCGGCTCGTTGACCTGGACCTCGAGGTTGTAGAGGAAGCCGACCGTCTCCTCCTTGATGCCGTCCATCATGGTGGCGAACATGTCGAAGCCCTCGCGCTGGTATTCCACCACCGGGTCGCGCTGGGCGTACGCCCGCAGGCTGATGCCCTCCTGGAGGTAGTCCATCTCGTAGAGGTGCTCGCGCCACTTGCGGTCGATGACCTGGAGCAGGACCATCCGCTCCAGCTGGCGGGTGCCCTCCTCGCCGAGCTGCTCCTCGCGCCGGTCGTACGCGGCGTGCGCGTCCTCCTTGAGGCGGGCGAGCAGGAAGTCCGCGTCCATGCCGGCCCGGGAGCCGCCGGCCTCCTCCTCCAGCTCCTCGATGGTCACGCCCACCGGGTAGAGCTGCTTGAGGCTGGCCCAGAGCTGCTCCAGGTCCCAGTCCTCGCCGTAGCCGTCGGCGGTGGCCCCCTGCACGTACGCGCCGACGACGTCGTCGATCATGTTGCGGACCTGGTCGGAGAGGTCCTCGCCGTTGAGCACCCGCAGCCGCTCGGCGTAGATCACCTGGCGCTGCTTGTTCATGACCTCGTCGTACTTGAGGACGTTCTTGCGGATCTCGGCGTTCTGGCCCTCGATCTGGGCCTGCGCGCTCTTGATCTGCTTGGTGACCATCTTCGACTCGATGGGCACGTCCTCCGGGATGTTGAAGCGCTCCATGACCGCCTCGACGGCGCCGGAGCGGAAGCGCTTCATCAGCTCGTCCTGGAGCGAGAGGTAGAAGCGGGACTCGCCGGGGTCACCCTGGCGGCCCGACCGACCGCGCAGCTGGTTGTCGATGCGGCGGGACTCGTGCCGCTCGGTGCCCAGCACGTAGAGCCCACCGGCGGCGGCGACCTCCTCCGCCTCGGCGTCGCAGGCCTGCTTCCACTGGGGCAGGACCTCCTCCAGCGCCTTGGCGTACTCCTCCTCCTGCTCGACCGGGTCGAGGCCGCGCTGGCGCAGCTCGTTGGCGGCGAGGAACTCGGGGTTGCCGCCGAGCAGGATGTCGGTGCCGCGGCCGGCCATGTTGGTGGCGACGGTGACGGCGCCCTTGCGGCCCGCCTGGGCGACGATCTCGGCCTCGCGGGCGTGGAACTTGGCGTTCAGCACGGAGTGCGGGATGCCACGCCGGCGCAGCAGCTGGGAGATGATCTCGGAATTCTCCACCGAGACCGTGCCGACGAGCACCGGCTGACCCATCGCGTGCCGCTCGGCGATGTCCTCCACCACGGCGTTGAACTTGGCCTTCTCGGTCTTGTAGATCACGTCCGGCCGGTCCTGCCGGACCATCGGCCGGTGGGTCGGGATCGTCACCACGCCGACCTTGTAGACCTTGTTGAACTCGCCCGCCTCGGTCTGGGCGGTACCGGTCATGCCGGAGAGCTTCTCGTAGAGGCGGAAGTAGTTCTGGAGGGTGATGGTGGCCAGGGTCTGGTTCTCCTGCTTGATCTCCACCCCCTCCTTGGCCTCGATCGCCTGGTGCATGCCCTCGTTGTAGCGGCGGCCGTGCAGGATGCGCCCGGTGAACTCGTCGACGATCAGGACCTCGCCGTCGCTGACGATGTAGTCCTTGTCGCGCTTGTAGAGCTCCTTGGCCTTGATGGCGTTGTTGAGGTAGCCCACCAGCGGGGTGTTGACCGACTCGTAGAGGTTGTCGATGCCCAGCCGGTCCTCGACCTTGGCCACGCCGCGCTCGGTGACCGCGATGGTGCGCTTGGAGTGGTCGACCTCGTAGTCGCCCTCGCCGTCCTTGCCGGGCTGGAGCCGGGCCACGACGCCCGCGAACTCGCCGTACCAGCGGGCGGAGTGCTCGGCCGGGCCGGAGATGATCAGCGGGGTGCGGGCCTCGTCGATGAGGATCGAGTCGACCTCGTCGACCACCGCGAAGTTGTGGCCGCGCTGGACCAGCTCCTCCTTCGACCACGCCATGTTGTCGCGCAGGTAGTCGAAGCCGAACTCGTTGTTGGTGCCGTAGGTGATGTCGCACTCGTAGGCGGCCCGGTGCTCGGTGGCCGGCCGGTTGGGCAGCACCACGCCCACGGTGAGGCCGAGGAACTCGTGCACCCGGCCCATCCAGGCGGCGTCGCGCTGGGCCAGGTAGTCGTTGACCGTGATGACGTGCACGCCCTTGCCGGAGAGCGCGTTGAGGTAGACCGGCATGACCGAGGTCAGCGTCTTGCCCTCACCGGTCTTCATCTCGGCGATGTTGCCGAAGTGCAGCGCCGCGCCGCCCATGACCTGGACGTCGTAGGGCCGCTGGCCGAGCACCCGGGCGGCCGCCTCACGGCAGACCGCGAACGCCTCCGGCAGCAGGTCGTCGAGGGTCTCGCCGTCGGCGAGCCGCTCCTTGAACTGGTCGGTCATGCCGCGCAACTCGTCGTCGGTGAGGTTGACGTAGTCGTCCTCGATCGAGTTGACGGCGGCGGCGATGGCCTTGAGCCGGCGCACCATACGGCCCTCGCCCGCGCGGAGGACCTTTTCCAGAATCGACACGGATCAACGCTCCCCTAGACAGTCTCGAACCATCGTAGGCGCTTCATCGGCGCGATGGTCACTGGTGGCGGCCCTCCGAGCCGGCGAAACCGACATAACACGCTCGACTCGCGCCGGCCCGCCGAAATCCGGTTACGCCGTCCGCGAACGGTCCGGCACGATGGCTCGGGTGGAACCTGTGGAGATCACCGAGGACGGCCTGTTGCTGCGACCCTGGCGGGCGACCGACGCCGACGCGGTGCACCGGGCGTGCCAGGACCCGGACATCCAGCGCTGGACCACCGTACCGCGCCCGTACCGGGCCGAACACGCCCTCGGGTTCGTCACCGAAGTGACCCCGGCGGACTGGGCGGCGGGCACCGGGGCGCCGTTCGCGGTCTGCGAGGCCGCCACCGGCGAGCTGCTCGGCTCCTGCGGGCTGGTCTCGATCGACGCCGGCCTGCGCTCCGGCGAGATCGGCTACTGGACCGCGCCCTGGGCCCGGGGCGCGGGCGTCAGCGTCCGGGCCGCCCGGGCCGTCGCCCGCTGGGCCTTCGACTCGCTGGCGCTGCGCCGGCTGATCTGGCAGGCCGAGGTGGGCAACCACGCCTCCCGCCTGGTCGCGCTCCGGACGGGCTTCCGCGTCGAGGGCCGGCTGCGGCTCGCCGATCCCGCCCCCGGCGGCAGTGCGCAGGGCTGGATCGGCTCGCTGCTCCCCGGCGAGGTGCCCGCCCCCGGCGAGACCGGTCCGGCCGGCCCGGGCACCCTGGAGGCCCGCCGCGCCGCCGTCTTCGGCGCGCCCCCGCCCGTCCTCTTCGCCACCGCCGGCGCCACCGAGCTGCGGCTGCGCCCGATGGAGGAACGCGACCTGGACGCGATCGTCGACACCTGCCGGGACCGGGAGACCCTCCGCTGGACCAGCGTGCCCGACCCGTACGAGCGGGCGGACGCCGAGTCGTACCTGGAGTTCGGCCGGGGCACCTGGGCCGGCGGCACCAGCGCCTGCTTCGTGGTCGCCGACGCCGAGGACCGGTACGTCGGCACGATCGACCTGCGGCTCTCCGCCGCCGACCCGCTGCTGGCCGACGTCGGCTTCATGGCCGCCCCCGCGGCCCGGGGCCGGGGCTACCTGTCGGCCGCGCTGACCGCCCTGAGCGCCTGGGGCTTCACCACGCTGGGCCTGGCCCGCATCGAGTGGCGGGCCAACGTCGGCAACACCGCCTCCCGTCGGGTCGCCGAGAAGGCCGGCTTCACGGTCGAGGGCATCGCCCGGAGCGGGCTCACCCACCGCGGCGAGCGGGTGGACGTCTGGGTCGGCGCGCTGCTCGCCGGGGACCTGACGTGACGCCCGAGGTGATCGAGGCCGACGGGGTGCGGCTGCGGCAGTTCCGCCCCGCCGACGCCGCCGACCTGACCGCCGGCTGCGGCGACCCGGTCAACCTGCGCTTCAACCCCGGCATGCCGCAGCCGTACACCGAGGCCGACGCCCGCTGGTGGATCGCCGAGGGCGCCCCGACGGCCTGGGCCACCGGCGGGGCCGCGTACGCCATCGCCGACCCGACCACCGACCGGCTGGTCGGCGGCGCGGGCATCGGCCAGGTCGTGGCGCCGCGCCGGCAGGCGGAGGTGGGCTACTGGGTCGCGCCGTGGGCGCGGCGGCGCGGGATCGCCACCGCCGCGACGCGGGCCCTGGCCGACTCGGCGCTCCGGCACGGTATCGACCGGCTGGAGCTGATGACCCACGCCGAGAACCCGGCCAGCCAGCGGGTGGCGCTCGCCGCCGGCTTCACCCACGAGGGGGTACGCCGGGCGGCCGGCCAGCTGCGCGGCGGCGGCCGGACGGACCTGCTCGCATGGGTACGGCTCGCCGACGACCCGCCCGGTCCCGCACCCCGGCTCCTGCCGGACCTGCCCGACGGCCGGCTCACCGACGGCGTGGTGACCCTGCGCCGGCTCGGCCCGGACGACGTCGACGTGATGTACCGCCTGCACACTCGGCCGGAGGTGGTGGCGAACCAGGCCCCGCCGGTGCCCCCGACCCGGGCGGCCATCGAGCGGCGTTGCCTGCTGGCCGAGAGCGCGTGGCTCACCGGCACCATCGCCCGCCTGCTGATCGTCGACGCGGTCACCGGCGAGCCGGCGGGCAGTTGCGGGCTCAGCCTCTCCGACCCGGAGGCCGGTGAGGGTTCGATCGGCTACGCGCTCCTGCCCGACCAGCGGGGACGCGGGCTGGCCACCAGGGCGGTGCGGCTCCTGGCCGGCTGGGCGTTCGGCCCGGCCGGCATCGCCCGGCTGGTCGCCGGCACCGTGCCCGATAACACCGCCTCGCACGGGGTGCTGGAGCGGGTCGGATTCCGCCGGGAGGGCCTGCTGCGCGGGCGGCTGCCGGGGCTCGCCGGCACCCGGCTCGACGACCTGGTCTTCGGGCTGCTCCCCGACGAACTCCGCTGACCGCCCGTCCGCCCGGCTCGGCTGCCGGGGCGCCCCGGGGCGTCGTCGGCCCCGGGTGCCCGGCGGACTTCCCGCCCCTGGCGGGCCGTGGTGGCGGGGTGGGCCGCCACCACGGCGCCGGAGGGTCAGACGGCGAGGGAGATGATTCCGTAGTCGTAGGCGTGCCGCCGGTACACGACGCTCGGGCGGCCGGACTCCTTGTCCTGGAACAGGTAGAAGTCGTGGCCGACGAGTTCCATCTGGAACAGGGCGTCGTCGACGGTCATCGGCTCGGCGGGGTGCACCTTCTCCCGCGCGATGTGCCAGGGCTGGTCGCGTTCCTCCTCCTCGACCCGTTCGGCGACGGCGGTGGCCGTCCCGGCGCCGTCGGGGGACGCGCCCAGCGGCGCGTCGAGGCCGGCTACCGGCAGGCCGGCGGTGGCCGCGGCGACGGAGAGCGGCGCGTGCCGGCCCCGGTGGACGCGGCGGCGGTCGGCCGCCCGCCGCAACCGGGTGTCCAGCTTGGCGATGGCCGCGTCGAGCGCGCTGTAGAAGTCGTTCGTGCAGGCCTCCGCCCGGATCACCGGGCCACGGGAAACGCAGGTGATTTCGACGCGCTGGCAGTGGTCCGCCTGGCGTGGATTGCGCTCGTGAAACAGCTCTACATCGACACGGATAAGTTTGTGGTCGTAGCGTTCGATCTTCGCGAGTTTCTCCGCCACGTGCACCCGGTAATGATCCGGCACTTCGACGTTACGGCCCTTGACCACGATGTCCATGTGACCTCCCTAGTTCGGACGGTCGTTCGTTCCGGCATCCGGTCGCGCGCCCCTGGGGGAGGTCCCACTCGGCGTCGACCGGTCAGTGCGGCTACGCCTCCTTTCACCGCCGGGGGCGGGTGGAAAGACCTCCTACCCCCGACACGAAAACGCTAACTCCTGTTCGCCCGACAGTCACCCCCCGTCGCCACGACACCCAACAATTTTTCACAGCTCATACACCAACGGGTGAAACGGAAACACGCACCGTCACAACTTGCGCCGTTTCTCGGTCGCGGCGAGCACCGCGGCGACCGTCGGTGACAGCCCGCTCGCCGTCAGCGCCCGCCCCACCGCGGCGAGGGTGGCCCCGGTGGTCAGGATGTCGTCGAGCACCACCACCGCCGCCCCGTCGGGCGCGGACGGGACCCGCGGGCGCACCCGGAAGGCCGCCTCGGCCGCCGCCGCCCGACCGGCGCTGTCCAGCGTCACCGAGTCGGGGCGGGGCAGGGCCCGCAGCGGTCGCCGCACCCGCACCGGCCAGCCCGCCCGGCGCAGCCGGGCCGCGCAGTGCCGGGTCAGCCGGCCGAGGTGGTCGCCGTAGCGGGCGCGGGCCGCCGCCGCGGTGTCCGGCACCGGGACCAGCGTCACCGGGCGGACCCCGCCGACCGCCGCCGCCACGACCTCGGCGAGCAGCGCGCCCAGGGGCCGGGCCAGCCCGTGCCGGCCGTGGTCCTTGTACGCCAGCAGCGCCTCCCGCAGCGGGCCGGCGTACGGGCCGAGGGCGACGCAGGGCGGCAGGTCGGGCGGGGCGGGAGTGGGGCGTACGGCCCGGGGGCGCAGCGCGCCGAGCGCCGCCACGCACTCCGGGCAGACGCCCTGCCGCAGCCCCGGCCGGCGCTCGCGGCAGCCGGCGCACTCCACGGGCAGCACCAGGTCGGTGAGATCCGCCCAGAGCCCGCCGAGATCCCGCACGGAGATCAGTAGAGGAAGAAGGGGGCGGTCGGGTTGCCGGCGCGCGCCCCCGCCGACGGCGCGACCTCCTGCACCTGCTCGGGCTGGATCCGCTCGAACGGGCCGCTGCGGTACGCCACCCCGTTCGCCTCGTACATCGCGGCGCCGACGCGCCCCACGGCGTTCGCCGGGTACGCGGCCAGGTGCGTCACCCGGGCGCCGATCTTGTCCTCCAGCCGGCTCTCCCGGGCGCCGTCCACGCTGACCTCGTAGACCGCCGGGCGGCCGACCGCACCCGCGAGGACCAGGGCATTATCGCCGTACCAGTCGACGGCCGACAGGCTGGTCAGCCGGGTGGGCAGCCGACGGGCCGGGCCGGGCGTGACCCCCGCACCGTCGGGGCTGAGGGCGGCGACGTAGAGCGCACCCCCGGCGATGGCGGCGATCCGGTGGCCGTCCAGCGAGGCCGCCACCGCGGTCACCGGGCCGGGTACGCCCAGCGACACGGCGGTGAGCTGCGCCTGGGCGTCGAAGCGGTACAGGCTTCCGTCGGCGACCACCAGCCCCGCCGGCTGCCCCCGGTACGTCGAGCGCAGCCAGACGGGCCGGCTCATGGCCGCGTAGCCCTTGGCGCTGCGGCTGAACACGGCCACCGGGTCGGTGCCGGTGCCGACGGAGAGCCACTGTCGGCCGGCGTCGGTGACCACCAGCGCCGCCAGGATCTGGTTGTCGGCGCGGCTGAGCCCGGCGGACACGACGTTCCGGTTGGCCTTGGCGTCCACGGGCACCGGGCCGCTGGGCTCGCCAGCGTAGGCCAGCGGGTGGACGGCTCCCTCGTAGACGCAGAACCGCTGGAAGCTCTCCGGGAGCTGGTGCACCGGGCGGTCCAGACGCCGCCGTTCCAGGTCCGGGATGAACTCCTGGGACTGGTTGCGGATCTTGATGTCGAGCGGCCCGTCGAAGTCCGGCAGCGACCAGGCGAGCTGCGTGCCGAGCTGCTCCAGCCGGGCCTTGTTCTCCGGCATCTCCAGGTCGACCTCCCAGCGGCCGTCCGTCCGGGTGGCGTTGTTGATCAGGCGGGTGCCGTCCGGCAGCCTGCTCACGGCCGTGCCGAGCCAGGCGGAGGGGCCGGCGGTCAGCCACTTGACCACCTCGCTCACCCGCCGCTCGTCCGGCACGGCGAGGGGCAGGTAGCGCTGGTCGGGGACGAGGCGGCTGCGGTCGTTGTTCCAGAAGTAGATCGTCCGGCTCTGGTAGTACGTCTCCAGCGCCTCGACGCTGAGCAGCAGCGCGGTCGGCGGGTTCGCCACGTACAGGCCCCCGTCCGCCAGGCCCTCCTGCCCGGGCTGGCTGCGCAGCTCGAACGTGTACGTCGTGGTGCTCGTCTCCGGCGGGCCCAGCGTGCCGTCGTTACGCAACTGCCCGACCTGCTGCACCTTGAGGGTGACCTCGGTCCGGTCCGGGGCGGGCGCGATCACCGGCTCCTCGGTGAGCCGGACGACGGCCAGCGCGACCTCGCTGCCCTGCTTCACCTGGAGGCGGTCGCGGTCGGCCGGCGCGATGAACTGCCGGACCCGTTGGTAGGCCCGGTCCGGCTCGCCGGCCGCGGCGGAGAGGAAGTTCTCGACGAACAGCTCCGCGTCGGCGCCGGCCGCGCTCCGGCTCGGGGGCTCGCCCCGGCTGCCGCTGGTCGAGCCGCCCTCCGCCGCCGGCCCCGGCCCGTCCACCCTGACCTCGGTGTTCTCCGGGATGCCACAGGCGACCGCGCCGCCCAGCAGCAGCGCGCCGCCGAGCAGGCCGGCGAGCAGCCGACGCCTCACGACCCCACCTCCGCGTGCCCGCCGTTGCCCGGCCGGCGCGGACCGCCGGCCAGCGCGCCGTCGGTGCCCGGCCCGATCGTGAGCGCGCCCCCGGTGCCGGGGCCGATGGCCAGCAGCCCGCCCGCCCGGGGCCCGCCGAAGGGCAGCGTGGCGTCGGCCGGGACCAGCCGCAGCGGCGAGGTGGTCAACCGGTCGCCGGCCCGCGACGGCAGGGTGAGCCGGAACTGGGCGCCCTGCCCGGGCGCGCCCCACGCCTCCAGCCAGCCGCCGTGCAGCCGGGCGTCCTCCAGGCTGATCGACAGGCCGAGCCCGGTGCCGCCGGTCTGCCGGGCCCGGGACGGGTCGGCCCGCCAGAAGCGGTTGAACACCAGCTTCTCCTCGCCCGGCTTGAGCCCCACCCCGTGGTCGCGGACGGTTATCGCCACCGCCGTGTCGTCCACCCCGAGCGTGATCAGCACCGGCTTGGCCTCGCCGTGCTCGACGGCGTTGCCGACCAGGTTGCGCAGCACCCGCTCCACCCGCCGGGGGTCGACCTCGGCGATCACCGGGGTGCCGGGGACGTCCAGCTCGATGGCCACCCCGACGCGCTCGGCGAGGCCGGCCAGGCGGTCGGCCACCCGGTGCACGACCGGCACCAGGTCGGTCGGCTCGGAGTCCAGCATGGCGAAGCCGGCGTCGAAGCGGCTGATCTCCAGCAGGTCGGTGAGCAGCTCCTCGAACCGGTCCAGCTCGGCCTGGAGCAGCTCGGCGCTGCGGGCCACCGCCGGGTCGAACTCGTCGCGCTCGGCGAAGATCAGGTCGGCGGCCATCCGGACCGTGGTCAGCGGCGTACGCAGCTCGTGCGAGACGTCGGAGGTGAAGCGGCGTTGCAGCCGGGACATCTCCTCCAGCCGCAGGATCTGCCGTTGCAGGTTGGTCGCCATCTGGTTGAACGACGCGGCGAGCAGCGCGAGGTCGTCCTCGCCGTTGACCACCATCCGCTGGTCGAGCAGGCCGGCGGAGAGCCGCTGGGCGGTGCGGGCGGCCACCCGTACCGGGGTCACCACCAGCCGGGTGACCAGGCCGGCGAGCAGGGCGAGCAGGAGCACCAGGGCCGCCCCGGTGGCGGCCACGGTGCCCCGTACGTCGGCGGCCGTGGCGTCCTGCCGGGCCAGCGGCACGAGGTAGTAGAGCTCCACCTGGCCGAACCGGGTGGGCACCGGCGAGCCGTAGACCAGGTACTTCGTGCGCTTCTCGCCCAGTCGGCCGGTGCGGATCTGGCTGGCGACCTTGCCCCCGGCCACGGTCTCGCGCAGCTCGCGGCTGATCAGCGGGCGGACGTTGACCGCGGGCGAGGACCGGGGCTGGATGGCCCCGGTGTGGTTGTCGGCGGTGAGCGCCACGATCACGCCGGTGGTCTGCTGCGGGTCACCGCCGGCCAGGTAGTTGACCGTGCCGTCGATGGTCTCCTGGAGCTGACCCTCCTGCGGCTGGTTGTAGAGGCCGAACTGCTTCGCCGCGTAGTCCACGCCGCTGCCCAGCCGTATCCGCACGTCCGTCTCGACGTTCTCCACGAGGATGCCGGTGATCTTGTCGGCGATCAGGTAGGCGAAACCGCCCACCAGCAGGCTGGACGCGACCAGTGTGATGGTCACCACCCGCAGCTGGAGCGACCGCCGCCAGCTTTGGTGCAACCCGGCGAGCAGGCGCGCGGCCCGGCCGCTCACGCCGCGCCACAGCTCGCGCGCGGCGACACGCCGGCGCGGAGCTGCCGTCGGGGGGTCCGGAATCGGGGAGGTGGCCACAGTGTGACCAGGCTATCCGGTGCCCGCCTTGTAGCCCACGCCCCGCACGGTGAGGATGATTTCCGGCCGCTCGGGATCAGGTTCGATCTTGGCCCGCAGCCGCTGCACGTGCACGTTGACCAGCCGGGTGTCCGCCGCGTGCCGGTAGCCCCAGACCTGCTCGAGCAGCACCTCGCGGGTGAAGACCTGGCGCGGCTTGCGGGCAAGCGCGACCAGCAGGTCGAACTCCAGCGGCGTCAGCTTCACCTCCTCGCCGTTGCGGCTGACGGTGTGCGCCGGCACGTCGATGGTGATCTGGTTGCCGGGCGGCCCGATGGTCAGCATCTCCGGGGCGACGTCCTCGCCCCGGCG
The nucleotide sequence above comes from Micromonospora sp. M71_S20. Encoded proteins:
- a CDS encoding LpqB family beta-propeller domain-containing protein, translated to MRRRLLAGLLGGALLLGGAVACGIPENTEVRVDGPGPAAEGGSTSGSRGEPPSRSAAGADAELFVENFLSAAAGEPDRAYQRVRQFIAPADRDRLQVKQGSEVALAVVRLTEEPVIAPAPDRTEVTLKVQQVGQLRNDGTLGPPETSTTTYTFELRSQPGQEGLADGGLYVANPPTALLLSVEALETYYQSRTIYFWNNDRSRLVPDQRYLPLAVPDERRVSEVVKWLTAGPSAWLGTAVSRLPDGTRLINNATRTDGRWEVDLEMPENKARLEQLGTQLAWSLPDFDGPLDIKIRNQSQEFIPDLERRRLDRPVHQLPESFQRFCVYEGAVHPLAYAGEPSGPVPVDAKANRNVVSAGLSRADNQILAALVVTDAGRQWLSVGTGTDPVAVFSRSAKGYAAMSRPVWLRSTYRGQPAGLVVADGSLYRFDAQAQLTAVSLGVPGPVTAVAASLDGHRIAAIAGGALYVAALSPDGAGVTPGPARRLPTRLTSLSAVDWYGDNALVLAGAVGRPAVYEVSVDGARESRLEDKIGARVTHLAAYPANAVGRVGAAMYEANGVAYRSGPFERIQPEQVQEVAPSAGARAGNPTAPFFLY
- the mtrB gene encoding MtrAB system histidine kinase MtrB, encoding MATSPIPDPPTAAPRRRVAARELWRGVSGRAARLLAGLHQSWRRSLQLRVVTITLVASSLLVGGFAYLIADKITGILVENVETDVRIRLGSGVDYAAKQFGLYNQPQEGQLQETIDGTVNYLAGGDPQQTTGVIVALTADNHTGAIQPRSSPAVNVRPLISRELRETVAGGKVASQIRTGRLGEKRTKYLVYGSPVPTRFGQVELYYLVPLARQDATAADVRGTVAATGAALVLLLALLAGLVTRLVVTPVRVAARTAQRLSAGLLDQRMVVNGEDDLALLAASFNQMATNLQRQILRLEEMSRLQRRFTSDVSHELRTPLTTVRMAADLIFAERDEFDPAVARSAELLQAELDRFEELLTDLLEISRFDAGFAMLDSEPTDLVPVVHRVADRLAGLAERVGVAIELDVPGTPVIAEVDPRRVERVLRNLVGNAVEHGEAKPVLITLGVDDTAVAITVRDHGVGLKPGEEKLVFNRFWRADPSRARQTGGTGLGLSISLEDARLHGGWLEAWGAPGQGAQFRLTLPSRAGDRLTTSPLRLVPADATLPFGGPRAGGLLAIGPGTGGALTIGPGTDGALAGGPRRPGNGGHAEVGS